The following is a genomic window from Hymenobacter sp. APR13.
GGGCTAAAGCACGCAAGAAATTGGCGGGGGCGCAATTCGGGCGGGTCACAGAATTGTGTTGAATCAACGAAAAGCGGCACCAAATGCCGCTGCAACCCGCAAAACCAGGCCTGTTGCCGGTTGCTGCTGCCGCATCCGTTGCTACCTTACCGGCCTATGCCCGAAGCTACCCCTGCCCTTGCGGTACACCAGCTGACCAAGCACTACGGCCCACACGCCGTGGTGCAGGACGTGACGTTTGCGCTGCAGCCCGGCGAAACGCTGGTGCTGCTGGGCCCCAGCGGCTGCGGCAAAACCACGCTGCTGCGCATGCTCAACCGCCTCGTGGAGCCCGACAGCGGCACCGTGGAACTGGCCGGGCAGGACGTGCGCCAGCTGCCGCCCGCACAGCTGCGCCGCGGCATCGGCTACGTGATTCAGCAGGTGGGCTTGCTGCCGCACTACACCGTAGCTGAAAACGTGGGTGTGGTGCCGAGCCTGCTAGGCCACGCGCCGGCCGCCATTGCCCAGCGCACCAACGAGCTGCTGACGCGCCTGCACCTACCACCGGAACGCTACGCCGGCCAGTACCCGCACCAGCTGTCGGGCGGGCAGCAGCAGCGGGTGGGGCTGGCCCGCGCCCTGGCCGCCGACCCGCCCCTGGTGCTACTCGACGAGCCCTTCGGCGCCCTCGACCCGATTACGCGGGCCGGCATCCGGCGTGAGTTCCGGGAGCTGGATGAGCTGCGCCGCAAGACCATGGTGCTGGTGACCCACGACGTGCAGGAAGCATTCGAGCTGGCCGACCGGATTCTGCTGCTGGACGCCGGCCAAGTGCAGCAGCTGGGCACCCCGCGGGAGCTGCTGTTCCAGCCCGCCAACGACTTCGTGCGGCGCTTCTTCGAGGCCGAAAAGCTGAGCCTGCAGCTCCGCACGCTACGGCTGCAGGACGTGCTACCCGATTTAGCTTCCGAGTACACAAACACCTCATCTTCAAACCACAAAATCCTGCCACTTACAGCAACTATTCAGGAGGCATTGGAGGCCCTCAGCGTCATCGACCCGGCCTCAGACCCGGCCACTGAGCGGGTGCTGCTGACGCAACCAGCAGCCGCTGAGGCCCCGGCCGTACCCTTCACGCTGGCCTCGCTGATGAGTGCATTCGGGCAGGCTGTCCACCGTCTATCGAAGCCATGAAGACGCTCCACGAACTCCTGGCTTTCTGGCAGACGCAGGCCGGCAAACTCGGCGAGCAAACCCTGCAGCACATCGGCCTGACGGCCGCTTCGCTGCTGCTGGGCGTGCTGGTGGGCGTGCCGCTGGGGCTGTGGCTCACGCGCCGGCCGCGGCTGGCGCCCTGGGTGCTGGGCGCGGCCGGTGTGCTCCAGACCATTCCGAGCATTGCGCTGCTGGGCTTCCTGATTCCGCTGCTGGGCATCGGGCCGGGGCCGGCTATTCTGGCTCTGTTCCTCTACTCCTTGCTGCCCATCATCCGCAACACGGTAGCGGGCGTGCAGGGCGTGCCGCTGGCCGTGGTGGACGCCGCCCGCGGGCTGGGCTTCACCGACGGGCAGCTGCTGCGCCGCGTGGAGCTGCCGCTGGCGCTGCCGGTGCTCATGGCCGGCATCCGCACGGCGGCCGTCATCAACGTGGGCGTGGCCACGCTGGCGGCCTATGTGGCGGCTGGCGGCCTCGGAGAGTTCATCTTCGGTGGCATTGCCCTCAACAACCCGGTAATGATTCTGGCGGGCGCCATTCCGGCTGCCGCCTTGGCCCTAGCCTTTGATGCCACGTTGGGCGGCGTGCAGCGGCTGTCGGGGCGGAAGCTGGTGGCGGTGGGGCGCGGGCTGCTGGTAGCGCTGCCGCTGCTGGCGGGCCTCTATTTGCTGCCCCGAGCTGCCGGCAAGCTGCTGGCCGGTTTCAGCCCCGAGTTCATCGGCCGCGCCGACGGCCTGCCGGGTTTGCGCCAGGCGTACGGGCTGGGCCGCCTGCCCAGCGTGGTGCTGGCCCCGGCTCTGGTGTACGAAGCCGCCCGCAGCGCCAACGTGGACCTCATCGACGGCTACTCCACCGACGGCCGCATCAAGGCCTACCACCTGCGCGTGCTCCACGATGACCGGCACGTGTTCCCGCCCTACTTCGCAGCCCCCGTGGTGCGGACCGGGCTGCTCACCGAGCACCCCGAGCTGCGGGCCGTATTCGGGATGCTGGCCGGCCAGCTCTCCGACTCCGTGATGACCGACCTCAACTACCGCGTCGACTATCTGCACGAGGAGCCCAAGGCGGTGGCGCTGGCGTTTCTGCGGCGGCGCGGGCTGTGGCGGGCACCCCGGCCGCTGAGCGCGGGCGCGCCCGTCGTGAAGCTGGGCTCCAAGATTTTTGCCGAACAGTACATTCTGGCCGAGCTATACGCCAGCCTGATTCGGGGCTATACTGCATTGGACGTGAGCACCAAAACCGGGCTGGGCGGCACCACCATCTGCTTCGAGGCGTTGCGCAGCGGCGCCATCGACATGTACCCCGAGTACAGCGGCACCGGGCTGCTGGTGCTGCTGCAGCCCCCGCCCGCCACCGTCGATTCGCTGGGCGCCGACGCCGGGGCGGTGTTCGGCTACGTGCGCCAGCAGTTCCGGC
Proteins encoded in this region:
- a CDS encoding ABC transporter ATP-binding protein — its product is MPEATPALAVHQLTKHYGPHAVVQDVTFALQPGETLVLLGPSGCGKTTLLRMLNRLVEPDSGTVELAGQDVRQLPPAQLRRGIGYVIQQVGLLPHYTVAENVGVVPSLLGHAPAAIAQRTNELLTRLHLPPERYAGQYPHQLSGGQQQRVGLARALAADPPLVLLDEPFGALDPITRAGIRREFRELDELRRKTMVLVTHDVQEAFELADRILLLDAGQVQQLGTPRELLFQPANDFVRRFFEAEKLSLQLRTLRLQDVLPDLASEYTNTSSSNHKILPLTATIQEALEALSVIDPASDPATERVLLTQPAAAEAPAVPFTLASLMSAFGQAVHRLSKP
- a CDS encoding ABC transporter permease/substrate-binding protein — its product is MKTLHELLAFWQTQAGKLGEQTLQHIGLTAASLLLGVLVGVPLGLWLTRRPRLAPWVLGAAGVLQTIPSIALLGFLIPLLGIGPGPAILALFLYSLLPIIRNTVAGVQGVPLAVVDAARGLGFTDGQLLRRVELPLALPVLMAGIRTAAVINVGVATLAAYVAAGGLGEFIFGGIALNNPVMILAGAIPAAALALAFDATLGGVQRLSGRKLVAVGRGLLVALPLLAGLYLLPRAAGKLLAGFSPEFIGRADGLPGLRQAYGLGRLPSVVLAPALVYEAARSANVDLIDGYSTDGRIKAYHLRVLHDDRHVFPPYFAAPVVRTGLLTEHPELRAVFGMLAGQLSDSVMTDLNYRVDYLHEEPKAVALAFLRRRGLWRAPRPLSAGAPVVKLGSKIFAEQYILAELYASLIRGYTALDVSTKTGLGGTTICFEALRSGAIDMYPEYSGTGLLVLLQPPPATVDSLGADAGAVFGYVRQQFRRRYQLEWLAPLGFNNTYALLMRRQQAQQLGISSISELSAYLK